Within Paenibacillus albicereus, the genomic segment AGCGGGAACGCGATGTTCTCCCGCACGGTGGCGCTCGTCAGCAGGTTGAAATGCTGGAAGATCATGCCGATCCGCCGGCGCTCCGCCTGCAGCTGGCGCTGGCCGAGCGCCGTCAGATTCCGGCCGCCGAACAGCACCGTGCCGGAGCTCGGACGCTCCAGCAGGTTCATGCAGCGGATCAGCGAGCTCTTGCCCGCGCCGGAATGGCCGATGATCCCGAAGATTTCCCCCGGCTCCACCTTGAGCGAGACGTCCTTGACGGCTTCGACTGCTCCACCTCGTCCTGAATAGGACTTGGTCACATGCTGCAACTCAATCAGGCTAATCCCTCCTGGACAACACCGCCCGTCAATATTCCTACAAAACCAAGTGATTTAAGTGGTATTATAGAGTCTGACCTATTATTTGTCTATAGCGGCTTGCATGAATTTTAGATTGCGAAAGGAGCAGCCAAAGCATACCCCAGATTATCAAACAACTTATTTTAAAGGTACCCGAAAATAGTGTCAATGCACCTCTTCACCGCGCGGATGCACCAAAAGAGAAGCTTGCGCAGGTGGCGGCTTCTCCTCAATGATAGAATCAGTCCGGATTCGTCCTGAAAGAGGTGTCCCTTGATCTACTTCATTAAAGCCGTCTACAGCTTCCTGCTGCCGCCCGGCCTGTTCGTGCTGCTGCTCGGCGCCGCCTCCTGGCGCATGCTCCGGCGCGACCGCCGCTGGGCGGCGCTCCCGCTCGCGGCGCTGCTGCTGCTCTACGCGCTCTCCTCCCCCTGGGTGGCCGACGGGCTGGCGCGCAGCCTCGAGCAGCGCTATCCCCAGCCTGCGGCAGGCGAAACGGAGGGAGACGTCATCGTCGTGCTCGGAGCCGGCGCCGTGCCGGACACGCCGGATGTCGGCGGCCGGGGCAACATGTCCGCCACCGCCGAGGCGCGGCTGCTCGCCGCGGTCCGCCTGTCGCGCGCGACCGGGCTGCAGGTGCTGTTCAGCGGCGGCCAGGTGTACCCGGACAGCGGCAAAGAGGCCGACATCGCCGGCCGCCAGCTGCGGGAGCTCGGCTTCCCCCCGGACCGCATCCTGCTGGAGAACCGTTCCCTCAATACGGAGCAGAACGCGCAGCTGACGCGCCGCCTCCTGGACGAGCGCGGCCTGAGCCGGCCCGTGCTGCTGACGAGCGCCCTGCACCTGCCCCGGGCCCTGGAGCAGTTCCGCAAGGCCGGCCTCGATCCGCTCCCCTATCCGGTCGACTACGCCGCTCCGATCCGGCCTCGCTGGTACTGGAGCAAGCTCCTGCCCTCCGCTCCAGCGCTCGCGCTCAGCCAGGCGGCGCTCAAGGAGCATCTCGGCCTGGCCGCCTTGAAGCTCGGTCTGTGAAGGCTTCGCTTCCGGGAACAATTCCCTCTTCGGCGCAACTTTTCCAGCCGGGGCGCGTTCTTAGTTACGGGAGTCTTACGGGGAATCACACTGCATGCAGGATGCGCGAAAAGGAGTCGTTCACGTTCATGAAATGGTTAAAAAGCTTGGCCCTGCTCAGCCTGGCCGCCGCGCCGCTCTACGGAGCCGCCGGTCAAGCCAGCGCCGAGGCCGGAATCAACACGATCACGCTGACCAAAGGCAGCAAGCAGATGGACAAGGACGGCGCGGCGATCACGGCGGTGCAGCCGCTGACGATCAAGAACAGCGTCAGCTACGTCGCGTTCAGCACGCTCGCCCAGCTGTACGGCTACAAGACGTCCTACGACGCCAAGACCAAGGAATCGATCGCCAAGACGCCGAGCGGCGAGATCCGGTTCCGGATGAACACGAAGGATATCTGGGTCGACGGCACCAAATGGACCGGCGAGGCGGCGAGCTACTCCGAAAAAGGCTCGCTCATGATCCCGATCCGCACCTGGGCCAAGATCAGCGGCAGCGGCATCAGCTTCAGCGGCAAGCAGATCCTGCTCCGGTGGACGGAGCAGCAGGCTCCGACTGCCGGATTCCAGGTGCAGCCCGCCGTCCTCTACGCCGGCGCTCCGGTGACCTATATCGACCAGTACGCCTCTCCTTCCGGGGCGCCGCTGCTGAATGAAGAATGGACGGGGCGCCAGGACGTCTTCGCCGAGGCTGGGACGTATACGGTGACGCGGCGCGTTCAGGATGCGAACGGGACCTGGAGCGAGCCGTTCAGCGTCACGGTGCAGGTGATCGGGGTCAACCAGCCGCCGGTGGCCGACTTCACGACCGACAAGACGTCTTACCGTCAAGGCGAGAAAATCTCGTACACGGATCTGAGCTCCGACGACAACAGCTCCATCAATCCCGCCAAGACGAAATGGACGGGCAAGCAGGACGCCTTCTTCTCGGCCGGAGACCATACGGTCACGCTGACCGTCACCGATGCGCAGGGACTGACCTCGACCGTCAGCAAGACGATCTCGGTTACGGATGAGGTGCTTTACACGGCGGAGGAATTCGGCCTCCTGTTCGCCCAGCCGGGCGAGAAGATCCGCGTCGACGGCGATCAGGTGTCGGCGATTCCGACGCTCAGCTACGACTTCGACTCCGAGCCGTCCAAGATGATCCGCAGCAACAGCCCGGAGACCTGGACCAAGGAAGGCATCGTCTTCGACGACCAGTTCGACGGCAAGGTGCGGCTGCTGTTCCACAACAAGAACAGCATGTCCGGCAACGTGCGCATGTACCTGGCCGTCACCAACGAGGGCTACCAGACGGCGCGCTTCGGCGTCGGCGCGATCGGCACCGGCGGTCCCGACCCGTCCGAGATCCGTACCGGCAAGCTGTCGACGATCCGCTATCTGACGGCAATCAACGCGAATGGTCCGGAGACGTACTCGGACATCAAGCCGGGCGAGACGAAGCTGGTCTTGAATGAAATCTCGCAAAGCGCGATCAAGCCGGGCATGGTGTACTCCGCCTACGCGGACGTCACCGCCGACCGCACGCTGCGCTTCCGCGTCATCGTCGTGCAGGACGGCCGCGAGCCGATCGCCGCGCTCGACCAGCTCTCGCTGCTGCCGGCCGACGGCAACCATACGCGCGGCTCGTTCAACAACACGACGCGCGACATCCACATCGACGGCGTGCTCGGCGAAGGAGGCAAGGCGGAGCGCGTCGTGCTCGGCGACAACAAGCTCGATCCGTACCTGGACGGCTACGACAACTCCGACGGCTCGCTGCAGCTGAACCGAGGCAATTTCGGCGTGCTGTACAAGATGACGGTCACGCTGGCTCCGCGCACGGTCATCTATCTCAATCCGCGCGGCGGCCTGTATGCGGGAGCGTTCATCGTGAACGGGCAGATCGTGCCGGTGACGAACAACGAGCAGCTCAAGAACTCCAGCGAGGCGGCCGTGCTGCACCGCTCCGGCGACAGCACGGAGACAGTCGAGCTCAAGTACTTGATCGCTTCCGGCAGTTACCTGCCGATCACGATGGTGTTCCAGCCGACGCCTCCGCTCAAGAGCTAGGCAGCCGGAAGGAGCCAGAGCCGTGACGATGAAATGGCGGGATGAGTACGAGCCGGAGCAGCCGGAGGACAGCCGGCCGAATAGATGGAAAGCGTGGCTCCGCGACGGAATCCTGGCAGCGCTGCTGCTGGCCGTCTGCGTGCAGGCGGCGATGTACTTCTCGACCCGCGTCTTCGAGCTGGACGGCATCCGCTACAAGCTGGAGTCGGCGGTAGGCGAGACGAGGCGGTACGCGCCGGTGACCAGCCGCGAGGCCGGAGCGGTCATCGCGGCCGGCTCGGACACGGAGAGGGTCGTGACGGCTGGCGGCTATCAGTTCCGGATCGAGGAGCAGGTCGACAAGGCGGGCAAGCCGCCTGCCATGGCCGACGCGGTGTTCCGAATCGCCTATCCCGGAGGCGAGATGTTCTGGGTCGAGCTTGCGCAAGGCCTTCTGCTGGCCTATGACGCCAAAGGAGAGTTCTATGCCGGCGCGGCGGCCTATT encodes:
- a CDS encoding YdcF family protein, whose translation is MIYFIKAVYSFLLPPGLFVLLLGAASWRMLRRDRRWAALPLAALLLLYALSSPWVADGLARSLEQRYPQPAAGETEGDVIVVLGAGAVPDTPDVGGRGNMSATAEARLLAAVRLSRATGLQVLFSGGQVYPDSGKEADIAGRQLRELGFPPDRILLENRSLNTEQNAQLTRRLLDERGLSRPVLLTSALHLPRALEQFRKAGLDPLPYPVDYAAPIRPRWYWSKLLPSAPALALSQAALKEHLGLAALKLGL
- a CDS encoding stalk domain-containing protein, with protein sequence MKWLKSLALLSLAAAPLYGAAGQASAEAGINTITLTKGSKQMDKDGAAITAVQPLTIKNSVSYVAFSTLAQLYGYKTSYDAKTKESIAKTPSGEIRFRMNTKDIWVDGTKWTGEAASYSEKGSLMIPIRTWAKISGSGISFSGKQILLRWTEQQAPTAGFQVQPAVLYAGAPVTYIDQYASPSGAPLLNEEWTGRQDVFAEAGTYTVTRRVQDANGTWSEPFSVTVQVIGVNQPPVADFTTDKTSYRQGEKISYTDLSSDDNSSINPAKTKWTGKQDAFFSAGDHTVTLTVTDAQGLTSTVSKTISVTDEVLYTAEEFGLLFAQPGEKIRVDGDQVSAIPTLSYDFDSEPSKMIRSNSPETWTKEGIVFDDQFDGKVRLLFHNKNSMSGNVRMYLAVTNEGYQTARFGVGAIGTGGPDPSEIRTGKLSTIRYLTAINANGPETYSDIKPGETKLVLNEISQSAIKPGMVYSAYADVTADRTLRFRVIVVQDGREPIAALDQLSLLPADGNHTRGSFNNTTRDIHIDGVLGEGGKAERVVLGDNKLDPYLDGYDNSDGSLQLNRGNFGVLYKMTVTLAPRTVIYLNPRGGLYAGAFIVNGQIVPVTNNEQLKNSSEAAVLHRSGDSTETVELKYLIASGSYLPITMVFQPTPPLKS